In Thermoflexus hugenholtzii JAD2, a genomic segment contains:
- a CDS encoding enoyl-CoA hydratase-related protein, with protein sequence MAYETLQYEVQEGIATITLNRPDVLNAFNEQMFRELQDVLRAVERDEAVRVVIVTGAGRGFCAGQDLAEMRARYERPEEAMSIGEHLRSRYNPLILRIRNTEKPFIAAINGVAAGAGCSLALACDLRVMAETASFVFNAFAKIALIPDSGSTWFLPHLAGYARAFEAATLIDRLDASRALAWGLVNAVVPPDQVMLTAQEWAARLRELPARAVGFLKRALNRALAFTLEQSLDYEAYLQEVAARTPEHRERVEAFLRRRG encoded by the coding sequence ATGGCCTATGAGACGCTGCAGTATGAGGTTCAGGAGGGGATCGCCACCATCACCCTGAACCGACCGGATGTCCTCAACGCCTTCAACGAGCAGATGTTCCGGGAATTACAGGACGTCCTGCGGGCGGTGGAGCGGGACGAGGCGGTCCGCGTGGTGATCGTGACCGGGGCCGGGCGGGGGTTCTGCGCCGGGCAGGACCTGGCGGAGATGCGGGCGCGCTACGAGCGGCCGGAAGAGGCGATGTCCATCGGCGAGCACCTGCGTAGCCGCTACAATCCCCTGATCCTGCGCATCCGCAACACGGAGAAGCCTTTCATCGCCGCCATCAACGGGGTGGCGGCGGGCGCGGGCTGCAGCCTGGCCCTGGCCTGCGACCTGCGGGTGATGGCGGAGACGGCCTCCTTCGTCTTCAATGCCTTCGCCAAGATCGCCCTGATCCCCGATTCGGGCTCCACCTGGTTCCTGCCCCATCTGGCCGGATACGCCCGGGCCTTCGAGGCGGCCACCCTCATCGATCGGCTGGACGCTTCCCGAGCCCTGGCCTGGGGGCTGGTCAACGCGGTGGTCCCGCCGGACCAGGTGATGCTGACGGCCCAGGAGTGGGCGGCCCGGCTGCGGGAGCTGCCGGCCCGGGCGGTGGGGTTCCTGAAGCGGGCCCTCAACCGGGCGCTGGCCTTCACGCTGGAGCAGTCCCTCGATTACGAGGCCTATCTCCAGGAGGTGGCCGCCCGCACGCCGGAGCACCGGGAGCGCGTGGAGGCCTTCCTCCGCCGACGGGGATGA